The Seriola aureovittata isolate HTS-2021-v1 ecotype China chromosome 3, ASM2101889v1, whole genome shotgun sequence genome includes a region encoding these proteins:
- the sorbs2a gene encoding sorbin and SH3 domain-containing protein 2 isoform X2, producing the protein MNTDSGGYAPKSVALSLILSPVKRVQSSPNLATGSDSHSSDLDSWRSRSVTDGLKNGDASSSSLAAKGFRSVRPNLQDKKSPTQGPPSPDPSAQRSHYHSHSSDSLDYLSGLMPKTLSPTPYVPIGAGGTAGALSGPSFTTFSGASIGGCMSPSASPVTVSALSHYSSSTPGLLDELQICSLDSPGASPTPSPTLSLVSTYTTTAGPDDVLTTSVASTAAAATVTNGQVLSHAMNGSASHPQRPLSPPSYPPPPASLHTGLPRQSRSSEGTECITRESVVSGHTSVSSTVPIARFSEEEKRVSVIKAPHYEGIGPVDESGIPIAIRTTVDRPKDWYKTMFKQIHKVHKADDDYSDTYNATYAVINNDDYSLLSTTTMAHPAPRTHTYRPLSKSPSDNGGHLGPREPSPSPVPPPPPPMPSLLQLRARDSEREKDSPDMNEWGPPDRKVDTRKYRAEPKSIFEYEPGKSSILEHERPTYDDIDLENEPWYKFFSELEFGRPPPKKRLDYNPDISARQRIETSLHIAPADKAPERPASAASDYRKRRKSEPSSSQVNAQSQSRAATSPKPVDAYRPSSSLKKPVVRSSPSSPSRAKGGDACNMYSNSLTSPGPYQRPYLPPVPSDPDHCDQDASQEGSSSSKQSVCCKNSWQTKRQDAERWSSVEEVPRSPVKLKSRSCDDLLNDGHSGSGARNATRSESAGSLVCDGNPSGSAGSSSTRSLPRPHRRRAHDSPGFLQLYRKMHQIDRAQLIPSEVIRSVRARILELERQPHLHRHRLSPWTPSWGMEVPRDMVPNRISEYERLIQKSKSMPNLGDSEVPSGTTTPGGSSSRASSGGGGTPCFPKRRFSIESLLEEDNNGNSGAVPHTMDHLHRPRSPPEGQPRGPERGRSFPAPPVPQGPQANPDYSDSEQDAVASDLSDFIQVEGSSFCSESDFDHCSLTSSESLYGSSTLHHHHLRHHHHHHHHHHPGHQNLGQSQGYQHRHLISTCKGRCPASYTRFTTMLRHERERARQEHQRPSQQSSNGNSQIQSSQSQQAMSKLAFLVSPVPFRRKKGSPPTSRRISGGGGRGSRPKSKQAIYEALDAALRDIYEHIQAERGHRGTRAPDDSILRRILAELLPNVPERSSSLRGRRGCWHGGHSSASLYPDGSPTGFASYREDPSTPRLQSPQLQSPVSACYGRHSDTSNNNEYGEEQGNGNGLCYSDQDVSRSYSTMDGRHTPQSRRPTPDREVSHKQMTQLILFSLLHQKQPARAIYDFKAQTAKELTFKKGDAVNIIRQIDNNWYEGEHRGRVGIFPISYVEKMPSTEKQQPIRPPPPAHVREIGEAVARYNFNADTNVELSLRKGERVILIRQVDQNWYEGKIPDTTKQGIFPVSYVDIVKRSPSKSSAHHIDPHGHPGNRTPSSTPIKPFYHLPPSSTTHDLPSPHPSLRRLDLQAITDEWLSLTMVPSASTPAHSFTTTPVPPTPPPLPPDLTLFQKALEPKTPSPSPSPSPAPTQRSFALPPQIFSRTPPFKEGRLSLGHTPAALPFSQPPPPLPPPPSSPPPPPPAPHVSLTSPSPDSSLRYNSSKGFTETAQMLCIAKPEVLSCTAGPEPIKPVTQTPQWHKSTAPVNKSGKSPDIELRVKDPYDELLSMILDGSTSKNNVDFSRLSPIDSPPATPTSESQSRFKLKDEESRQPAGKPQAVTPASESAGSVRLEVLFHKPVMMEPLSVSWGEQPKTLNDDEPVEFQRPPSVKGKGYTELFIEEEDDALEEKEEDVRVFNERLSPQADVSPSTLTRLSHPGFSSPCTPPPLTSTPPPASSSSTSSFPSPSSSSPRSQQHDPNTTPPSPPCSPRPPSLPHLTTSPLPQVSPPPPASPPPLHSSHPSPNVLPQRSVSQPSSSPCPSGPLASSPDSQSPCPFPTLSPPEPASPPLTTPRSPPTPPTVPHPGHRSSKVKQDPVVGGKPPRSPILSRRSYLSPIRGRRRLVQDALHGGGDPYQALYNYMPRNEDELELREGDIVDVMEKCDDGWFVGTSRRNKLFGTFPGNYVKQL; encoded by the exons ATGAATACAG ATAGCGGAGGATACGCTCCCAAAAGCGTGGCCTTGTCACTCATACTCTCTCCCGTGAAGAGGGTCCAGAGCTCACCAAATCTAGCCACAG GGAGTGATTCTCACTCGTCAGACTTGG ATTCTTGGCGGTCCCGCAGTGTAACAGATGGCCTTAAGAATGGAGACGCCAGCAGCTCGTCTCTTGCTGCCAAAGGCTTCCGCAGTGTCAGACCCAACCTGCAGGACAAGAAGTCACCAACACAG GGGCCTCCGTCCCCCGACCCCTCAGCACAGCGCTCCCACTACCACAGCCACAGCTCAGACTCACTCGACTACCTGTCAGGCCTAATGCCCAAGACCCTATCGCCCACCCCGTACGTTCCTATTGGAGCTGGCGGCACAGCTGGTGCTTTGAGCGGGCCGAGCTTTACCACATTCAGCGGTGCGAGCATCGGTGGCTGCATGTCACCCTCGGCTTCCCCAGTCACAGTGTCTGCTCTCAGCCACTACTCGTCGTCCACGCCGGGTCTGCTGGACGAGCTGCAGATCTGTAGTCTGGACTCACCTGGCGCCTCACCCACGCCGTCGCCCACCCTCAGCCTTGTTTCTACCTACACAACCACTGCTGGCCCTGATGATGTGCTAACAACCTCTGTggcctccactgctgcagcagccacTGTCACTAAC GGCCAGGTCCTCTCTCACGCTATGAATGGAAGTGCTAGCCATCCACAGAGACCCCTCTCTCCTCCGTCCTATCCTCCTCCCCCCGCCTCACTCCACACTGGGCTCCCGAGACAGAGCAGGAGCTCGG AGGGCACCGAGTGTATCACTAGGGAGTCTGTGGTGTCGGGCCACACCAGCGTCAGCAGCACCGTGCCCATCGCCCGCTtctcagaagaagaaaaaagggttTCTGTCATTAAAGCCCCTCATTATGAAGGCATCGGCCCTGTGGACGAGTCTGGCATCCCTATCGCCATCCGCACG ACGGTGGATAGGCCTAAGGATTGGTATAAAACTATGTTCAAACAGATCCACAAGGTTCACAAAGCAG ATGATGACTATTCTGACACATACAATGCAACATATGCTGTCATAAACAACG ACGACTACAGCCTGTTGTCCACCACCACCATGGCCCACCCAGCTCCCCGCACACATACGTACAGGCCACTATCCAAGAGCCCCTCAGACAACGGAGGGCACCTGGGGCCTCGGGAGCCTTCCCCGTCCCCTGtacccccaccacctccacccatGCCATCCCTCCTGCAGCTGAGGGCCAGAGATAGTGAACGCGAAAAGGACTCCCCAGACAT GAATGAATGGGGTCCCCCCGACAGGAAAGTGGACACACGGAAGTACCGCGCAGAGCCTAAGAGTATTTTTGAATACGAGCCTGGGAAGTCCTCTATTCTGGAGCACGAAAGACCa ACCTATGATGACATAGATTTAGAGAACGAGCCTTGGTATAAGTTCTTTTCCGAGCTGGAGTTTGGGCGGCCG CCTCCTAAAAAACGGCTGGATTATAATCCAGACATCTCCGCTCGCCAGCGCATTGAG ACATCCCTACACATCGCTCCTGCTGACAAGGCTCCGGAGAGACCTGCGAG TGCTGCCAGCGACTacaggaagagaaggaagtCAGAGCCATCAAGTTCCCAAGTGAATGCTCAGTCTCAGAGCAGAGCTGCCACTTCCCCTAAACCAGTGGATGCCTACAGACCCAGCAGCAGCCTAAAGAAACCTGTCGTTCGTTCCTCACCTTCCTCACCCTCCAGAGCCAAAg GTGGGGACGCATGCAACATGTATTCAAACAGTTTGACCTCCCCGGGTCCTTATCAGCGCCCCTATCTGCCCCCTGTCCCCTCTGACCCTGACCATTGCGATCAGGACGCCAGCCAGGAAGGCAGCTCCTCCTCCAAGCAGTCTGTCTGTTGTAAGAACAGTTGGCAGACAAAACGCCAAGATGCTGAGAGATGGAGCAGTGTGGAGGAGGTGCCACGCTCCCCTGTCAAGCTGAAGTCACGCAGCTGTGATGACTTACTCAATGATGGGCATTCTGGCTCAGGTGCGCGCAACGCCACCCGCTCAGAAAGTGCCGGGTCACTGGTGTGTGATGGGAATCCCTCAGGTTCAGCTGGATCCTCTTCCACTCGCTCATTGCCACGACCCCACCGGCGACGGGCACACGACTCACCGGGCTTTCTCCAGCTCTATCGTAAAATGCACCAGATTGACAGAGCTCAGCTCATCCCATCTGAAGTCATCCGCTCGGTCCGTGCACGCATCCTGGAGCTGGAGCGCCAGCCTCACCTGCATCGCCATCGCCTCTCTCCGTGGACACCCTCTTGGGGCATGGAGGTGCCACGCGATATGGTGCCAAACCGCATTTCTGAATATGAGCGCCTTATTCAGAAGTCCAAATCCATGCCCAACTTGGGTGATAGTGAGGTCCCCTCAGGCACTACCACACCAGGCGGCTCATCGTCTCGAGCcagcagtggtggtgggggcaCACCCTGTTTTCCAAAGCGGCGTTTTTCCATAGAATCTTTATTAGAGGAAGACAACAACGGCAACAGTGGAGCAGTACCTCACACCATGGATCACTTGCATCGACCTCGTAGCCCGCCTGAGGGCCAGCCTCGTGGACCAGAGCGTGGGCGGTCctttcctgctcctcctgtcccTCAAGGCCCGCAAGCCAACCCAGACTACTCTGACAGCGAACAAGACGCTGTTGCTTCAGACCTCAGTGACTTCATCCAGGTGGAGGGCTCCTCGTTTTGCAGTGAGAGTGACTTTGACCATTGCTCACTAACCTCCTCTGAGAGCTTGTACGGCTCTTccaccctccaccaccaccacctccgtcatcaccaccatcaccaccaccaccaccaccctggTCACCAAAATCTAGGCCAGAGCCAGGGCTACCAACACCGGCACCTCATCAGCACCTGCAAAGGCCGCTGCCCGGCCTCTTATACTCGTTTCACGACCATGCTTCGCcatgagagagagcgagcacgGCAGGAGCACCAGAGACCTTCACAGCAGAGCAGTAACGGTAATTCCCAAATCCAGAGCTCACAGTCCCAGCAAGCGATGTCCAAGCTGGCCTTCCTGGTCAGCCCAGTGCCTTTCCGCAGGAAAAAGGGCTCACCACCTACCTCTAGAAGAATCAGTGGTGGCGGAGGTCGAGGTAGCAGACCTAAGTCCAAACAGGCCATTTATGAAGCACTAGATGCAGCCTTGAGAGACATATATGAGCACATTCAAGCAGAGAGAGGCCACAGAGGCACTAGGGCACCTGATGATAGCATCCTGAGGAGAATACTGGCCGAACTGCTGCCTAACGTGCCTGAGCGAAGCTCCTCATtgcgggggaggagggggtgctGGCACGGGGGTCACTCCTCTGCATCTTTGTACCCAGATGGAAGCCCCACCGGGTTCGCCTCATACAGAGAGGATCCCTCCACACCACGGTTACAGTCACCACAGCTACAGTCACCAGTCAGTGCCTGTTACGGACGCCACTCGGACACCTCAAACAATAACGAATATGGAGAGGAGCAGGGCAATGGAAATGGTCTCTGTTATTCAG ACCAGGATGTCTCAAGGAGTTATTCCACCATGGATGGACGCCACACACCCCAGAGTAGAAGACCTACTCCTGACAGAGAG GTCTCCCATAAACAGATGACACAACTTattctgttctctctcctccatcagaAACAGCCCGCGAGAGCCATTTATGATTTTAAGGCACAAACAGCTAA ggagctgacatttaaaaaaggtGATGCAGTGAATATCATCAGGCAGATAGACAACAACTGGTATGAAGGAGAGCACCGTGGACGGGTGGGGATATTCCCCATATCGTATGTAGAG aagatGCCGtccacagagaagcagcagccgATCCGTCCTCCTCCGCCAGCACACGTCAGAGAGATCGGAGAGGCAGTGGCACGCTACAACTTCAATGCTGACACCAATGTGGAGTTGTCTCTCAGAAAG ggagagagagtgatttTGATAAGACAGGTGGATCAGAACTGGTACGAGGGGAAGATCCCAGACACAACCAAACAGGGCATCTTTCCTGTGTCCTACGTTGACATCGTCAAGCGCTCCCCGTCCAAGAGCTCCGCCCACCACATAGACCCACATGGTCACCCTGGCAACAGGACACCAAGCAGCACACCCATAAAG CCTTTCTACCATCTACCTCCATCCTCTACCACCCATgacctcccctcccctcacccctcgTTGAGAAGGCTTGACCTGCAAGCAATCACCGACGAGTGGCTGTCCCTCACAATGGTCCCTTCAGCGTCCACTCCAGCTCACTCCTTCACCACCACCCCTGTACCGCccactcctccccctcttccacCTGACCTCACACTTTTCCAAAAGGCTCTGGAGCCTAAGACACCCTCACCGTCACCTTCTCCTTCACCTGCACCAACACAAAGAAGCTTCGCTCTTCCACCCCAGATATTTTCCAGAACGCCACCTTTTAAAGAAGGAAGGCTCAGTTTAGGTCACACTCCAGCTGCTCTGCCTTTctcccaacctcctcctcctcttcctccacctccttcttctccacctcctcctcctcctgcccctcaTGTGTCACTCACCTCTCCATCGCCTGACTCTTCTCTGCGATACAACAGCAGCAAGGGTTTCACTGAAACAGCCCAAATGTTATGCATTGCTAAGCCAGAGGTTTTGTCTTGCACAGCAGGACCCGAGCCAATAAAACCAGTCACACAAACTCCACAGTGGCACAAGTCCACTGCACCAGTAAACAAAAGCGGCAAATCCCCCGACATTGAGCTGCGAGTAAAAGACCCTTATGACGAGCTGTTGTCTATGATCCTGGATGGTTCTACCAGTAAAAACAACGTTGACTTTTCAAGATTGTCTCCGATAGATTCCCCACCAGCTACGCCAACCAGTGAATCTCAGAGCAGGTTTAAGCTAAAAGACGAAGAATCCCGTCAGCCAGCTGGGAAACCCCAAGCAGTCACTCCAGCCAGCGAATCAGCAGGCAGCGTTCGGTTAGAGGTGCTATTTCACAAGCCTGTGATGATGGAGCCGCTGTCCGTCTCCTGGGGAGAGCAGCCAAAGACTCTGAATGATGATGAACCAGTCGAGTTTCAAAGGCCACCGTCGGTCAAGGGGAAGGGATATACTGAGTTGTTCATTGAGGAAGAGGATGACGCTttagaagagaaagaggaagatgtTAGAGTTTTTAATGAAAGACTCAGTCCACAG GCTGATGTCTCTCCTTCCACCCTGACACGACTTTCTCACCCCGGCTTCTCCTCACCCTGCACACCACCTCCTCTGACCTCCACACCTCcccctgcttcttcttcttctacctcttcttttccttctccttcgTCTTCTTCCCCACGCTCACAACAGCATGATCCAAACACCACCCCTCCATCTCCCCCTTGCTCCCCTCGGCCCCCATCCCTTCCTCACCTCACAACATCACCCCTGCCTCAAGTCTCTCCCCCTCCACCTGCCTCACCACCTCCCCTCCACTCCTCTCACCCCTCCCCAAACGTTCTCCCACAGCGCTCTGTCTCTCAGCCATCAAGCTCTCCCTGTCCTTCTGGTCCGCTCGCATCCTCCCCCGACTCACAGTCGCCTTGTCCCTTTCCCACCCTGTCTCCCCCTGAACCCgcctctcctcccctcactACTCCTCGCTCTCCCCCGACTCCCCCCACTGTACCCCATCCAGGACATAGGTCTTCCAAGGTGAAG CAGGATCCAGTTGTTGGTGGTAAACCTCCTCGTAGCCCCATCTTGTCCCGGAGGTCCTATCTGTCACCCATTAGAGGTCGAAGG cGATTAGTACAGGATGCACTCCATGGTGGAGGAGACCC ATACCAGGCCCTGTACAACTACATGCCTCGCAACGAGGACGAGCTGGAGCTGAGGGAGGGAGACATTGTTGACGTGATGGAGAAGTGTGATGATGGCTGGTTTGTTG GGACCTCTCGAAGGAACAAGTTGTTTGGAACCTTCCCAGGAAACTACGTGAAGCAGCTATAA